The following coding sequences lie in one Crassostrea angulata isolate pt1a10 chromosome 10, ASM2561291v2, whole genome shotgun sequence genomic window:
- the LOC128166890 gene encoding rap guanine nucleotide exchange factor 2-like isoform X14, translating to MFKWRFKPKEEILCFQVPQIDYPDVQIMKNSRSGQCNNVNINRMFDLEHEDQKLRKMHCDTAVEQLPPDYKNEMLYSRSEMQMKRSSRASDTSSAYSGSDMMQSSIDDQENQDMDLTGMQEGYVDSDEEEDKLSNTESIRDAVQECLQKEPKDRTEDDIETLLEFIQHFRAFANMTQPIRRELCAVMVFAVIEQRGTVVMKDGEELDSWSVILNGQVEIVHPEGSAEFLQMGDSFGISPTLDKMYHKGTMKTLLDDCQFVCIAQEDYHRILDKGKENTEKHVEEGQVVMVTEHRVFDNGSRKGQIVIRGTPDHLMQHLVQEHSNVDRTYVEDFLLCFRIFIKDPMELADRLKIWFETPSYRNKVIRVVLFWVNNHFVDFETDAPLCEFLESFEGLLEREISIESSRKFKADMTGQLRLLNIACAAKAQTRNITLTRATREEVLHFSVLGGQERGCGIFISKVEKGSKAYEAGLKRGDQILEVNGASLSNVSHNRALELLRGTTHLSLNVKCNLLDFKELLEVPDKRMSKEDTPTLNKRSSTGDLESKTPKCEKKEKRDKKKFYTLGKHNVFNYIGGKILSKMPSTSNLGNSESLNRSDESLYKGPSSRSRLPSASSLTTLGVQSQHLSASNPDLSALTVEESIKEYPDLVVKVYKADQTFKYLLISKETNAREVVLQALQEFGITEPSSNFSLCEVTVENENLVKQKRLPDSMTNLPDRASLNGRRTVPCVLRYYLKNNMNTETLVPDELRGDLIKEAQITILQLRTTEVASQLTLDDFKVFASIQPTEYIDKLFNIKSKYGIPNLEKFVELVNKEMYWVITEVCSEPNVVKRMRIIKQFIKIAKHCKDCKNFNSMFSILSGLDKVYVSRLRNTWEKLSKKDLKTYDDLKELIDPSKNMSKYRSYVGSEHVQPPMLPLFPVAMKDLTFLKDGNDTKVDGLINFEKFRMIAKEIRHLCSMCSAKYDVNNMFLGPQSMIESSWIMGMATMKRVKNRRGSALPNAKKMYEEAQMVRRVKSYLSNIKVIYDEDKLREMSYQCEPDTKVRRVEHSPSVPNITIPKDDKAAAIPTGPKFGAESPQAIQKLMGLSTSVKPHKSHYPHTPAPSGVTSPSLSSGRRLPTSPRHSAALRSHPVQLSPESSSFVSLSNFVNHRRPQRTGSQTSQSSLTSNESSSTDTTQVSQGSSHPQYARLSNNHHESPDSGRHSMISTAYDTQSTTSAGSSNSLSSHSPPPHFRRQGPQTAPPFLHQHSTPPLPQARARPPLPPYNVVMQNSPAYSHIIHQTYTKVRRPPLPDYQSATQMAQLARQKHYWQMERSHSHEGVVGYCNGQAPYYRVSDDEEEEQVSAV from the exons ATGTTTAAGTGGAGATTCAAACCTAAAGAGGAGATTCTGTGTTTTCAAGTGCCTCAG atCGATTATCCTGATGTCCAGATTATGAAAAACAGTCGCAGTGGACAATGTAACAATGTCAACATCAACCGAATGTTTGATTTAGAGCACGAAGaccaaaaattaagaaaaatgcatTGCGACACAGCAGTGGAACAG CTTCCACCGGATTACAAAAACGAAATGTTATATTCACGGAGTGAAATGCAAATGAAGAGAAGTTCCCGAGCCAGCGATACATCCAGTGCTTACTCTGGCTCCGACATGATGCAGTCTTCCATTGATGACCAAGAAAACCAGGACATGGACCTCACTGGGATGCAAGAGGGCTACGTGGACTCCGACGAGGAGGAGGACAAATTGTCCAATACGGAG TCTATACGAGATGCAGTCCAAGAATGTCTCCAGAAAGAACCAAAAGACCGAACAGAAGATGACATTGAAACACTGCTGGAGTTCATTCAGCATTTCAGG GCGTTTGCCAACATGACACAGCCTATTCGCCGTGAGTTGTGCGCGGTGATGGTGTTTGCTGTGATTGAGCAGCGTGGGACTGTTGTGATGAAGGATGGAGAGGAACTGGATTCTTGGTCAGTCATTCTCAATGGCCAGGTTGAAATCGTCCACCCAGAGGGGTCCGCAGAGTTTCTCCAAATGGGAGACAG TTTTGGGATTTCCCCAACCCTGGATAAGATGTATCACAAGGGGACAATGAAGACCTTGTTGGATGACTGTCAGTTTGTCTGTATAGCTCAGGAGGACTACCACAGGATTCTGGACAAG ggcAAAGAAAACACAGAGAAGCATGTGGAGGAAGGGCAGGTTGTAATGGTCACAGAACACAGGGTGTTTGATAATGGAAGCCGCAAAGGACAAATTGTTATCAGG GGAACACCGGACCACTTGATGCAGCATCTAGTGCAGGAGCACTCCAATGTTGACAGAACATATGTAGAGGACTTTCTGTTGTGTTTTCGAATCTTCATTAAAGATCCCATGGAATTAGCCGATAGATTGAAGATTTGGTTCGAGACACCAAGTTACAGAAATAAG gTGATAAGAGTGGTGTTATTCTGGGTCAACAACCACTTTGTGGACTTTGAAACCGATGCCCCTCTCTGTGAATTCCTGGAAAGCTTTGAGGGTCTTCTGGAGCGAGAG ATCAGCATTGAATCAAGTAGAAAGTTTAAAGCG GATATGACGGGACAGCTTAGGCTGTTGAACATAGCTTGTGCCGCAAAGGCTCAGACCAGAAATATTACACTAACCCGCGCCACCAGAGAGGAGGTTTTGCACTTTTCTGTCCTTGGGGGACAGGAGAGGGGCTGTGGTATTTTTATTTCCAAAGTAGAAAAAGGCTCCAAAGCTTATGAGGCTGGCCTCAAAAGAGGAGACCag ATTTTGGAGGTAAATGGAGCCAGTCTGAGTAATGTCTCACACAATCGGGCACTGGAACTGCTAAGGGGAACAACTCATCTATCTCTTAATGTCAAATGCAACTTACTGG ACTTCAAGGAACTGCTAGAAGTACCAGACAAACGGATGAGTAAGGAGGACACACCTACCCTGAACAAAAGGTCCTCCACTGGAGACCTCGAGTCAAAAACCCCAAAATGTGAAAAGAAGGAGAAAAGAGACAAGAAAAAATTCTATACACTTGGCAAACATAATGTGTTCAATTATATTGGAGGAAAAATTCTCTCAAAAATGCCCTCCACAAGTAATTTAGGGAATAG TGAGAGCCTGAATCGGTCGGATGAGAGCCTGTACAAGGGCCCCTCCTCGAGATCTCGGCTGCCCTCGGCCAGTTCTCTGACCACACTAGGTGTTCAGTCCCAGCACCTTAGTGCTAGCAACCCAGACCTTTCTGCTCTGACAGTGGAGGAGAGCATAAAGGAATACCCAGACTTGGTTGTCAAAGTGTACAAAGCGGACCAGACATTTAAATACCTGCTCATCAGCAAG GAAACCAATGCTAGAGAGGTTGTGTTACAAGCACTGCAGGAGTTTGGAATCACAGAGCCTAGCAG CAATTTCTCATTGTGTGAAGTCACAGTGGAAAACGAGAATCTAGTCAAACAAAAACGCCTGCCAGACTCCATGACCAATCTCCCGGACCGAGCGAGCTTAAATGGAAG GCGTACTGTTCCATGTGTACTCAGGTATTACCTCAAGAACAATATGAACACGGAGACCTTGGTCCCCGACGAGTTACGCGGGGATCTCATTAAGGAGGCTCAGATCACCATCCTTCAGCTCCGCACCACAGAGGTGGCCTCGCAGCTCACGCTGGACGACTTTAAGGTGTTCGCCAGCATTCAGCCCACCGAATACATTGACAAACTGTTCAACATCAAGTCCAAATATGGCATACCAAACCTGGAAAAGTTTGTGGAG cttGTTAATAAAGAAATGTATTGGGTTATAACAGAAGTCTGTTCAGAACCCAACGTTGTCAAGAGAATGAGAATCATCAAACAGTTTATCAAGATTGCAA agCATTGTAAGGACTGCAAGAATTTTAACTCCATGTTTTCAATACTAAGTGGGCTTGACAAAGTGTACGTCAGTCGATTGCGCAACACTTGggaaaaattatctaaaaaggATTTGAAGACATATGAT GACTTAAAAGAATTGATTGATCCATCTAAAAACATGTCCAAGTACAGAAGTTATGTTGGTAGTGAACATGTACAACCACCAATG CTTCCATTGTTTCCTGTGGCAATGAAGGATTTGACTTTCTTAAAAGATGGAAACGACACAAAAGTGGATGGACTGATAAACTTTGAAAAGTTCAGAATGATAGCGAAAGAAATTCGCCACCTGTGCTCTATGTGTTCAGCAAAATAT GATGTGAATAACATGTTTCTCGGCCCACAAAGTATGATTGAGAGTTCTTGGATCATGGGAATGGCCACCATGAAAAGGGTAAAGAACAGGCGAGGGTCTGCTCTCCCCAACGCCAAGAAGATGTACGAGGAGGCCCAGATGGTTCGAAGGGTGAAGTCCTACCTCAGCAACATCAAGGTTATCTATGATGAGGACAAACTCCGGGAAATGTCCTACCAGTGTGAACCGGACACTAAAG TACGGAGAGTTGAACATTCTCCAAGTGTTCCCAATATCACCATCCCAAAGGATGACAAAGCAGCTGCCATACCAACAGGTCCAAAGTTTG GTGCTGAATCTCCCCAAGCAATCCAGAAACTGATGGGATTGTCCACCTCAGTCAAACCTCATAAATCTCATTACCCCCACACCCCTGCTCCGTCGGGGGTGACAAGTCCGTCCCTAAGCTCTGGGCGACGACTACCCACATCTCCCCGACACTCCGCGGCCCTACGGTCCCATCCAGTTCAACTGTCACCTGAGAGTTCATCCTTCGTCAGTCTTAGTAATTTTGTAAATCACCGCAGGCCCCAGCGTACTG GCTCACAAACATCCCAATCATCCTTGACCTCCAACGAGTCGAGTTCAACAGACACAACACAAGTCAGCCAGGGCTCATCACACCCCCAGTACGCGCGGCTGTCCAACAACCACCACGAGTCTCCTGACTCAGGCCGACACAGCATGATCTCCACAGCTTACGATACTCAGAGCACCACCTCAGCCGGCTCCAGTAACAGTCTGTCCAGTCACTCCCCCCCACCCCACTTCCGGCGCCAGGGCCCCCAGACCG CACCGCCCTTTCTCCATCAACATAGTACTCCACCTCTGCCCCAGGCTCGGGCGAGGCCACCGCTACCGCCCTATAATGTTGTCATGCAAAATTCACCAG CCTATAGCCATATTATCCATCAAACGTACACTAAAGTTCGTCGGCCACCCCTGCCTGATTACCAATCTGCTACCCAAATGGCCCAACTAGCTCGCCAGAAGCATTATTGGCAGATGGAACGATCTCATTCACATGAAGGGGTTGTAGGATACTGCAATGGGCAGGCACCTTATTACCGAGTCTCTGATGATG AAGAAGAGGAACAGGTGTCTGCAGTGTGA
- the LOC128166890 gene encoding rap guanine nucleotide exchange factor 2-like isoform X15, protein MIVIDYPDVQIMKNSRSGQCNNVNINRMFDLEHEDQKLRKMHCDTAVEQLPPDYKNEMLYSRSEMQMKRSSRASDTSSAYSGSDMMQSSIDDQENQDMDLTGMQEGYVDSDEEEDKLSNTESIRDAVQECLQKEPKDRTEDDIETLLEFIQHFRAFANMTQPIRRELCAVMVFAVIEQRGTVVMKDGEELDSWSVILNGQVEIVHPEGSAEFLQMGDSFGISPTLDKMYHKGTMKTLLDDCQFVCIAQEDYHRILDKGKENTEKHVEEGQVVMVTEHRVFDNGSRKGQIVIRGTPDHLMQHLVQEHSNVDRTYVEDFLLCFRIFIKDPMELADRLKIWFETPSYRNKVIRVVLFWVNNHFVDFETDAPLCEFLESFEGLLEREISIESSRKFKADMTGQLRLLNIACAAKAQTRNITLTRATREEVLHFSVLGGQERGCGIFISKVEKGSKAYEAGLKRGDQILEVNGASLSNVSHNRALELLRGTTHLSLNVKCNLLDFKELLEVPDKRMSKEDTPTLNKRSSTGDLESKTPKCEKKEKRDKKKFYTLGKHNVFNYIGGKILSKMPSTSNLGNSESLNRSDESLYKGPSSRSRLPSASSLTTLGVQSQHLSASNPDLSALTVEESIKEYPDLVVKVYKADQTFKYLLISKETNAREVVLQALQEFGITEPSSNFSLCEVTVENENLVKQKRLPDSMTNLPDRASLNGRRTVPCVLRYYLKNNMNTETLVPDELRGDLIKEAQITILQLRTTEVASQLTLDDFKVFASIQPTEYIDKLFNIKSKYGIPNLEKFVELVNKEMYWVITEVCSEPNVVKRMRIIKQFIKIAKHCKDCKNFNSMFSILSGLDKVYVSRLRNTWEKLSKKDLKTYDDLKELIDPSKNMSKYRSYVGSEHVQPPMLPLFPVAMKDLTFLKDGNDTKVDGLINFEKFRMIAKEIRHLCSMCSAKYDVNNMFLGPQSMIESSWIMGMATMKRVKNRRGSALPNAKKMYEEAQMVRRVKSYLSNIKVIYDEDKLREMSYQCEPDTKVRRVEHSPSVPNITIPKDDKAAAIPTGPKFGAESPQAIQKLMGLSTSVKPHKSHYPHTPAPSGVTSPSLSSGRRLPTSPRHSAALRSHPVQLSPESSSFVSLSNFVNHRRPQRTGSQTSQSSLTSNESSSTDTTQVSQGSSHPQYARLSNNHHESPDSGRHSMISTAYDTQSTTSAGSSNSLSSHSPPPHFRRQGPQTAPPFLHQHSTPPLPQARARPPLPPYNVVMQNSPAYSHIIHQTYTKVRRPPLPDYQSATQMAQLARQKHYWQMERSHSHEGVVGYCNGQAPYYRVSDDEEEEQVSAV, encoded by the exons ATGATTGTT atCGATTATCCTGATGTCCAGATTATGAAAAACAGTCGCAGTGGACAATGTAACAATGTCAACATCAACCGAATGTTTGATTTAGAGCACGAAGaccaaaaattaagaaaaatgcatTGCGACACAGCAGTGGAACAG CTTCCACCGGATTACAAAAACGAAATGTTATATTCACGGAGTGAAATGCAAATGAAGAGAAGTTCCCGAGCCAGCGATACATCCAGTGCTTACTCTGGCTCCGACATGATGCAGTCTTCCATTGATGACCAAGAAAACCAGGACATGGACCTCACTGGGATGCAAGAGGGCTACGTGGACTCCGACGAGGAGGAGGACAAATTGTCCAATACGGAG TCTATACGAGATGCAGTCCAAGAATGTCTCCAGAAAGAACCAAAAGACCGAACAGAAGATGACATTGAAACACTGCTGGAGTTCATTCAGCATTTCAGG GCGTTTGCCAACATGACACAGCCTATTCGCCGTGAGTTGTGCGCGGTGATGGTGTTTGCTGTGATTGAGCAGCGTGGGACTGTTGTGATGAAGGATGGAGAGGAACTGGATTCTTGGTCAGTCATTCTCAATGGCCAGGTTGAAATCGTCCACCCAGAGGGGTCCGCAGAGTTTCTCCAAATGGGAGACAG TTTTGGGATTTCCCCAACCCTGGATAAGATGTATCACAAGGGGACAATGAAGACCTTGTTGGATGACTGTCAGTTTGTCTGTATAGCTCAGGAGGACTACCACAGGATTCTGGACAAG ggcAAAGAAAACACAGAGAAGCATGTGGAGGAAGGGCAGGTTGTAATGGTCACAGAACACAGGGTGTTTGATAATGGAAGCCGCAAAGGACAAATTGTTATCAGG GGAACACCGGACCACTTGATGCAGCATCTAGTGCAGGAGCACTCCAATGTTGACAGAACATATGTAGAGGACTTTCTGTTGTGTTTTCGAATCTTCATTAAAGATCCCATGGAATTAGCCGATAGATTGAAGATTTGGTTCGAGACACCAAGTTACAGAAATAAG gTGATAAGAGTGGTGTTATTCTGGGTCAACAACCACTTTGTGGACTTTGAAACCGATGCCCCTCTCTGTGAATTCCTGGAAAGCTTTGAGGGTCTTCTGGAGCGAGAG ATCAGCATTGAATCAAGTAGAAAGTTTAAAGCG GATATGACGGGACAGCTTAGGCTGTTGAACATAGCTTGTGCCGCAAAGGCTCAGACCAGAAATATTACACTAACCCGCGCCACCAGAGAGGAGGTTTTGCACTTTTCTGTCCTTGGGGGACAGGAGAGGGGCTGTGGTATTTTTATTTCCAAAGTAGAAAAAGGCTCCAAAGCTTATGAGGCTGGCCTCAAAAGAGGAGACCag ATTTTGGAGGTAAATGGAGCCAGTCTGAGTAATGTCTCACACAATCGGGCACTGGAACTGCTAAGGGGAACAACTCATCTATCTCTTAATGTCAAATGCAACTTACTGG ACTTCAAGGAACTGCTAGAAGTACCAGACAAACGGATGAGTAAGGAGGACACACCTACCCTGAACAAAAGGTCCTCCACTGGAGACCTCGAGTCAAAAACCCCAAAATGTGAAAAGAAGGAGAAAAGAGACAAGAAAAAATTCTATACACTTGGCAAACATAATGTGTTCAATTATATTGGAGGAAAAATTCTCTCAAAAATGCCCTCCACAAGTAATTTAGGGAATAG TGAGAGCCTGAATCGGTCGGATGAGAGCCTGTACAAGGGCCCCTCCTCGAGATCTCGGCTGCCCTCGGCCAGTTCTCTGACCACACTAGGTGTTCAGTCCCAGCACCTTAGTGCTAGCAACCCAGACCTTTCTGCTCTGACAGTGGAGGAGAGCATAAAGGAATACCCAGACTTGGTTGTCAAAGTGTACAAAGCGGACCAGACATTTAAATACCTGCTCATCAGCAAG GAAACCAATGCTAGAGAGGTTGTGTTACAAGCACTGCAGGAGTTTGGAATCACAGAGCCTAGCAG CAATTTCTCATTGTGTGAAGTCACAGTGGAAAACGAGAATCTAGTCAAACAAAAACGCCTGCCAGACTCCATGACCAATCTCCCGGACCGAGCGAGCTTAAATGGAAG GCGTACTGTTCCATGTGTACTCAGGTATTACCTCAAGAACAATATGAACACGGAGACCTTGGTCCCCGACGAGTTACGCGGGGATCTCATTAAGGAGGCTCAGATCACCATCCTTCAGCTCCGCACCACAGAGGTGGCCTCGCAGCTCACGCTGGACGACTTTAAGGTGTTCGCCAGCATTCAGCCCACCGAATACATTGACAAACTGTTCAACATCAAGTCCAAATATGGCATACCAAACCTGGAAAAGTTTGTGGAG cttGTTAATAAAGAAATGTATTGGGTTATAACAGAAGTCTGTTCAGAACCCAACGTTGTCAAGAGAATGAGAATCATCAAACAGTTTATCAAGATTGCAA agCATTGTAAGGACTGCAAGAATTTTAACTCCATGTTTTCAATACTAAGTGGGCTTGACAAAGTGTACGTCAGTCGATTGCGCAACACTTGggaaaaattatctaaaaaggATTTGAAGACATATGAT GACTTAAAAGAATTGATTGATCCATCTAAAAACATGTCCAAGTACAGAAGTTATGTTGGTAGTGAACATGTACAACCACCAATG CTTCCATTGTTTCCTGTGGCAATGAAGGATTTGACTTTCTTAAAAGATGGAAACGACACAAAAGTGGATGGACTGATAAACTTTGAAAAGTTCAGAATGATAGCGAAAGAAATTCGCCACCTGTGCTCTATGTGTTCAGCAAAATAT GATGTGAATAACATGTTTCTCGGCCCACAAAGTATGATTGAGAGTTCTTGGATCATGGGAATGGCCACCATGAAAAGGGTAAAGAACAGGCGAGGGTCTGCTCTCCCCAACGCCAAGAAGATGTACGAGGAGGCCCAGATGGTTCGAAGGGTGAAGTCCTACCTCAGCAACATCAAGGTTATCTATGATGAGGACAAACTCCGGGAAATGTCCTACCAGTGTGAACCGGACACTAAAG TACGGAGAGTTGAACATTCTCCAAGTGTTCCCAATATCACCATCCCAAAGGATGACAAAGCAGCTGCCATACCAACAGGTCCAAAGTTTG GTGCTGAATCTCCCCAAGCAATCCAGAAACTGATGGGATTGTCCACCTCAGTCAAACCTCATAAATCTCATTACCCCCACACCCCTGCTCCGTCGGGGGTGACAAGTCCGTCCCTAAGCTCTGGGCGACGACTACCCACATCTCCCCGACACTCCGCGGCCCTACGGTCCCATCCAGTTCAACTGTCACCTGAGAGTTCATCCTTCGTCAGTCTTAGTAATTTTGTAAATCACCGCAGGCCCCAGCGTACTG GCTCACAAACATCCCAATCATCCTTGACCTCCAACGAGTCGAGTTCAACAGACACAACACAAGTCAGCCAGGGCTCATCACACCCCCAGTACGCGCGGCTGTCCAACAACCACCACGAGTCTCCTGACTCAGGCCGACACAGCATGATCTCCACAGCTTACGATACTCAGAGCACCACCTCAGCCGGCTCCAGTAACAGTCTGTCCAGTCACTCCCCCCCACCCCACTTCCGGCGCCAGGGCCCCCAGACCG CACCGCCCTTTCTCCATCAACATAGTACTCCACCTCTGCCCCAGGCTCGGGCGAGGCCACCGCTACCGCCCTATAATGTTGTCATGCAAAATTCACCAG CCTATAGCCATATTATCCATCAAACGTACACTAAAGTTCGTCGGCCACCCCTGCCTGATTACCAATCTGCTACCCAAATGGCCCAACTAGCTCGCCAGAAGCATTATTGGCAGATGGAACGATCTCATTCACATGAAGGGGTTGTAGGATACTGCAATGGGCAGGCACCTTATTACCGAGTCTCTGATGATG AAGAAGAGGAACAGGTGTCTGCAGTGTGA